From a region of the Synechococcus sp. PCC 7502 genome:
- a CDS encoding homoserine dehydrogenase, with product MSYKVGILGMGTVGTGVAKILLDPVGRHAILQSVEIKRVGVRSLNKDRGIILDPSIFTDDLEAVVTDPNIDVVIELIGGIEPARSLILQAIAQGKHIVTANKAVLARYGDEIFTAATAKGVYVMLEAAVGGGIPIIQTLKQALGANKITAVTGIINGTTNYILSRMSANPHESFAEILADAQALGYAEADPTADVDGYDATDKIAILASLAFGDRIKLEQIYREGIRHVTSTDVARAAELGYVIKLLAIARNHEGLEIRVHPTLVPKDHPLASINGVTNAITVAGDPIGEVVLSGAGAGMGATASAVVADLINIVAAIQVQPQRPNQLMGCSHHHYATVKPITVSTSQYYLRLLAYDHAGVIGDLGNCFGKYEVNLETILQKHHHQGLAEIIVVTKVVSELNLQTALTEIRSLAALHSIPTVLRLLA from the coding sequence GTGAGTTACAAAGTTGGGATTTTGGGGATGGGAACCGTAGGCACGGGAGTTGCCAAAATTCTCCTTGATCCCGTTGGTCGCCATGCCATCCTGCAATCAGTGGAAATTAAGCGGGTGGGGGTGCGATCGCTTAATAAAGACCGAGGAATTATCCTTGATCCCAGCATTTTTACTGACGATCTGGAAGCAGTTGTAACCGATCCTAATATTGATGTGGTTATAGAGCTAATTGGTGGCATTGAACCAGCACGCAGTTTAATTTTGCAAGCGATCGCCCAAGGCAAACATATAGTCACAGCTAACAAAGCCGTTTTAGCGCGCTATGGAGATGAAATATTTACCGCAGCGACAGCTAAGGGGGTGTATGTAATGCTCGAAGCTGCCGTTGGTGGTGGCATTCCCATTATTCAAACCTTAAAACAAGCTCTAGGTGCCAATAAAATTACAGCGGTTACAGGCATTATTAACGGCACGACCAACTATATCTTAAGTCGCATGTCTGCCAACCCCCATGAAAGCTTTGCCGAGATTTTAGCCGATGCTCAGGCACTTGGTTATGCCGAAGCTGATCCCACTGCCGATGTCGATGGTTATGATGCCACGGATAAGATTGCAATTTTGGCGAGTTTAGCATTTGGTGATCGCATTAAGCTAGAGCAGATTTACCGAGAAGGGATTCGCCATGTAACCAGTACCGATGTGGCTCGTGCCGCCGAACTAGGATATGTGATTAAGCTCTTGGCGATCGCCCGCAATCATGAAGGCTTAGAAATCAGAGTCCATCCCACTCTAGTTCCAAAGGATCACCCCCTTGCCAGTATCAATGGCGTAACTAATGCCATTACTGTTGCTGGCGATCCCATTGGTGAAGTTGTCTTATCAGGGGCGGGGGCAGGGATGGGTGCTACAGCTAGTGCTGTGGTTGCCGATCTAATTAACATTGTTGCCGCCATTCAAGTTCAGCCTCAGAGACCAAATCAACTCATGGGCTGTTCCCATCACCACTATGCTACGGTTAAGCCAATTACAGTATCTACTTCTCAGTACTACCTGAGATTGCTGGCATACGATCATGCAGGGGTAATTGGTGATCTTGGCAACTGTTTTGGTAAATATGAAGTTAACCTAGAAACCATCCTGCAAAAACACCATCACCAAGGGCTAGCGGAAATTATTGTAGTTACTAAAGTTGTGAGCGAGTTAAACCTCCAAACCGCATTAACAGAAATTCGCAGCTTAGCAGCGTTGCATAGTATTCCTACCGTACTAAGACTTTTAGCTTAG
- the trxA gene encoding thioredoxin, which produces MSSAVAVSDSSFEQDVIASEIPVLVDFWAPWCGPCRVVATVVDEIANQYEGKVKVVKLNTDENPGIATQYGIRSIPTLMLFKGGQKVDSVVGAVPKTTIANTIEKHLAD; this is translated from the coding sequence ATGTCATCAGCGGTTGCAGTCTCAGATTCTAGCTTTGAGCAGGACGTAATAGCGAGTGAAATCCCTGTTCTAGTTGACTTCTGGGCACCTTGGTGCGGTCCTTGCCGCGTAGTTGCTACGGTCGTAGACGAAATTGCCAATCAATACGAAGGTAAGGTTAAAGTTGTAAAGCTAAATACCGATGAAAACCCCGGTATTGCCACCCAGTACGGTATTCGTAGCATTCCTACCCTGATGCTATTCAAAGGCGGACAAAAAGTTGATTCTGTAGTTGGTGCCGTCCCTAAAACCACGATCGCTAATACCATTGAAAAGCATTTAGCTGATTAG
- the pyrR gene encoding bifunctional pyr operon transcriptional regulator/uracil phosphoribosyltransferase PyrR, whose amino-acid sequence MSHVIQILSAEEVRRTVNRLASQIVESCADLSDLVLLGIRTRGVPLSKVIAKQINILENVNVPTGAIDITFYRDDLDRIGLREPGKTDIPFDLNRKTVVLIDDVIYSGRTIGASLSAVNDHGRPQCVRLAVLVDRGHRELPIHADFVGKVLPTSKDEQVKVFLQDPDGRDEVQLIKPK is encoded by the coding sequence GTGTCTCATGTCATTCAAATTCTCTCGGCTGAAGAAGTAAGGCGCACTGTTAATCGTCTGGCATCGCAGATTGTGGAAAGTTGTGCGGATTTGTCTGACTTGGTTTTATTGGGAATTCGCACTAGAGGCGTACCCTTGTCTAAGGTTATTGCTAAACAAATCAATATTTTAGAAAACGTAAATGTCCCCACGGGAGCGATCGACATCACCTTTTACCGAGATGACCTAGATCGCATTGGCTTAAGAGAGCCTGGTAAAACCGATATTCCCTTTGACCTAAATCGGAAGACGGTTGTTCTTATTGATGATGTCATTTATAGTGGCAGAACTATAGGTGCCTCTCTTAGTGCCGTTAATGATCATGGTCGTCCCCAGTGCGTAAGGCTGGCAGTATTAGTAGATCGGGGACATAGGGAGCTACCGATTCATGCTGATTTTGTGGGTAAAGTGCTACCAACTTCTAAGGATGAGCAGGTTAAGGTTTTTCTCCAAGACCCCGATGGACGGGATGAAGTGCAGTTAATTAAACCCAAGTAA
- the zds gene encoding 9,9'-di-cis-zeta-carotene desaturase, producing MKVAIIGAGLAGMTTALELCDRGHEVEIFESRPFVGGKVGSWLDTDGNHIEMGLHVFFGCYYNLFALMEKVGALDHLLLKEHTHTFIQKDAKTGALDFRNFGGAPWHGLKAFFTTDQLSTLDKIQNAIAIGTSPVVRALVDFDGAMQSIRKLDGISFKDWFLSHGGSQASLDNMWDAIAYGLGFIDCEHISARCMLTIFQFFATKTEASVLRMLEGSPDQFLHKPIVSYIESKGGKIHLRRGVREILFEGEGDRTQVTGFVIGEEIITADVYVCAAAVPATQRLIPEKWRVWSQFDNIYKLDAVPVVTVQLRFDGWINDLEMDNLLYAVKVDFSTFADLAVTSPTNYKKAWEGSLLQLVLTPGDPFIKQSNEAIAQHTLDQVHEILPSSRNLNMTWYSVVKLAQSLYREAPGMDVYRPAQATPISNFFLAGSYTMQDYIDSMEGATISGKLCSKAILASMDI from the coding sequence ATGAAAGTAGCAATTATTGGTGCGGGATTGGCAGGGATGACCACTGCCTTAGAGTTATGCGATCGCGGGCATGAAGTAGAAATATTTGAATCTCGTCCCTTTGTGGGCGGTAAAGTAGGTAGCTGGCTTGATACCGATGGCAACCATATTGAAATGGGACTGCATGTATTTTTTGGCTGCTACTATAATCTTTTTGCCCTCATGGAAAAAGTGGGAGCATTGGATCACCTCCTACTTAAGGAACATACTCATACTTTTATTCAGAAGGATGCAAAAACAGGAGCATTGGATTTTCGTAACTTTGGGGGCGCACCGTGGCATGGACTGAAGGCATTTTTTACCACCGATCAACTTTCTACCTTAGATAAAATTCAAAATGCGATCGCAATTGGTACTAGTCCAGTAGTTAGAGCCTTGGTAGATTTTGATGGAGCAATGCAAAGTATCCGTAAGTTAGATGGCATTAGTTTCAAAGATTGGTTTTTGTCCCACGGTGGCTCCCAAGCTAGTTTAGATAATATGTGGGATGCGATCGCCTATGGATTAGGATTCATTGACTGTGAACATATTTCCGCCAGATGTATGTTAACTATTTTTCAGTTCTTTGCCACTAAAACCGAAGCATCAGTACTGAGAATGCTAGAAGGTTCACCCGATCAGTTTTTGCATAAGCCTATTGTTAGCTATATTGAAAGCAAAGGCGGCAAAATCCATCTGCGGCGGGGTGTACGAGAAATTTTATTTGAAGGTGAAGGCGATCGCACTCAAGTAACTGGATTTGTTATTGGCGAAGAAATTATTACTGCCGATGTGTATGTTTGTGCTGCTGCTGTCCCCGCCACCCAACGCTTGATCCCAGAAAAGTGGCGAGTTTGGTCACAGTTTGACAATATTTATAAGCTCGATGCTGTCCCTGTCGTCACCGTGCAACTACGGTTTGATGGTTGGATTAACGATCTGGAAATGGATAATTTGCTCTATGCCGTTAAGGTAGATTTTTCCACCTTTGCTGATCTAGCGGTTACTAGCCCAACCAATTACAAAAAAGCATGGGAAGGATCACTGTTGCAATTAGTCCTAACTCCCGGTGATCCATTTATTAAACAAAGTAATGAGGCGATCGCCCAACATACTCTGGATCAAGTTCATGAAATTCTACCTTCTAGTCGTAACTTAAATATGACTTGGTATAGTGTGGTCAAGTTGGCACAGTCTTTATATCGTGAGGCTCCGGGTATGGATGTGTATCGCCCTGCTCAAGCTACTCCTATTTCTAACTTCTTTTTGGCTGGTAGCTATACGATGCAGGATTATATTGACAGCATGGAAGGCGCAACAATTTCAGGTAAGTTATGCAGTAAAGCAATCCTAGCCTCTATGGATATATAA
- a CDS encoding MarR family winged helix-turn-helix transcriptional regulator has product MNAIEELRYLILASQREGDRLLSAALEPIGLTTSQAEVLRVLYDHAPLSLIELGERLVCETGSPSRLVNTLVEKGLVERTPAEHDRRMVILALSITGRKLTEQVIVIEQAFYAGIASVFGDTSLEEINEILWKFVTERPTGEALIRRKAKL; this is encoded by the coding sequence ATGAATGCTATTGAAGAATTACGTTATCTGATTTTGGCATCACAACGGGAAGGCGATCGTCTACTGTCTGCGGCGCTTGAGCCAATTGGCTTAACCACTTCGCAAGCTGAGGTATTACGAGTTCTTTATGACCATGCGCCCCTATCGCTGATTGAACTGGGGGAACGGCTCGTCTGTGAAACGGGTAGCCCAAGTCGGTTGGTAAATACCCTAGTGGAGAAAGGCTTGGTAGAGCGAACACCTGCTGAACACGATCGCAGGATGGTAATACTTGCACTCTCAATAACTGGGAGGAAACTCACTGAGCAAGTCATCGTGATCGAACAAGCTTTTTATGCTGGGATTGCTTCTGTGTTCGGAGATACTTCCTTAGAGGAAATCAACGAAATATTATGGAAGTTCGTGACTGAAAGACCCACAGGTGAGGCGTTAATTCGTCGGAAAGCAAAGCTATAA